One window of Pleomorphomonas sp. T1.2MG-36 genomic DNA carries:
- a CDS encoding PAS domain-containing protein, translating into MRAQAVQRGRDNSKRVTFSKKITGVERTFDDNDVIVSKTDLKGTITYANDIFLKIASLSESDAIGKPHSIIRHPDMPRAIFKLLWDTVQRGDEIFAYVVNLASNGDHYWVFAHVTPTFGADGSIIGYHSNRRVPYPTAIAAIRPLYAQLKDLEGAASNRVEGLRASSNALSSLLRDRGINYDEFVFSLTR; encoded by the coding sequence ATGCGAGCGCAGGCTGTCCAGCGCGGACGTGACAATTCCAAAAGAGTAACATTTTCGAAGAAAATAACAGGCGTCGAACGTACGTTTGATGACAACGATGTCATCGTTTCGAAGACTGATCTCAAAGGTACTATCACATACGCGAACGACATTTTCTTGAAAATTGCCAGTCTTTCGGAGAGTGACGCAATAGGAAAGCCGCATTCCATTATTCGTCACCCCGATATGCCACGAGCTATATTTAAGCTTCTCTGGGATACAGTTCAGCGAGGGGACGAGATTTTCGCCTACGTTGTAAACTTGGCGTCAAACGGAGACCATTATTGGGTATTCGCCCATGTGACGCCGACGTTTGGGGCGGACGGTAGCATCATTGGATACCACTCAAACCGCCGCGTCCCTTATCCCACAGCCATAGCTGCAATTAGGCCTCTGTACGCTCAACTCAAGGACCTCGAGGGCGCAGCGTCCAACCGCGTCGAAGGCCTTAGAGCGTCTTCAAACGCTCTTTCCTCTTTACTCCGAGATCGTGGCATCAATTATGACGAATTTGTCTTCTCTCTCACGCGCTGA
- a CDS encoding methyl-accepting chemotaxis protein produces MTNLSSLSRAEIFVFVQCPLLSGAFVTGTLLGSGLLSLTLCCLAFLSAGAAWWQLRRLRRSLRCISTVMEKAARGDLEPRIVLIADRGDVARLANNTNRILDVCDAFVREARATLACVRDGARHRRIIERGMVGSFGTAARTMNEAVDTIDKRLVGFKSVMQTFEDSVGNVAHKLGGAVQDLSRSATSMHSSAEATETRSTTISAAAEETSVTVAAVAAAIEELTASVSGIAQQSERALGIAARADEQAVNSRTAIDRLSSAVGEIAGVVTMIRQIADQTRLLALNATIEAARAGESGRGFAVVASEVKALADQTATATETINARFGAVEDSSARCRGAIESITGILAEITDAASVIAGAVQEQSTATQEIANSMQMASKATDDVSSSVVTVADAACQTGRAASEVSAASAILAEQHERLKTSVAGFLHRTREVIGVSRIAA; encoded by the coding sequence ATGACGAATTTGTCTTCTCTCTCACGCGCTGAAATCTTCGTTTTCGTTCAATGCCCCCTTCTCTCGGGCGCGTTCGTCACCGGGACTTTACTCGGCAGCGGTCTTCTATCGCTGACCCTGTGTTGTTTGGCGTTTTTGTCGGCGGGTGCGGCATGGTGGCAGCTCAGGAGGCTCAGGCGATCGTTGCGATGCATTTCAACCGTTATGGAGAAGGCGGCGCGCGGGGATCTTGAACCACGCATTGTATTGATCGCGGATCGCGGCGATGTCGCCCGGCTAGCGAACAACACGAATCGTATTCTTGACGTGTGCGATGCATTTGTCCGCGAGGCTCGTGCAACACTTGCCTGTGTTCGCGATGGCGCTCGTCACCGCCGCATCATCGAGCGCGGCATGGTAGGCTCTTTCGGAACCGCTGCGCGGACGATGAATGAGGCCGTCGATACCATCGACAAACGACTGGTGGGATTTAAGTCGGTCATGCAGACGTTCGAGGATTCGGTCGGGAACGTTGCGCACAAGCTCGGTGGCGCTGTACAGGATCTGTCCCGGTCCGCAACATCGATGCATTCATCGGCCGAAGCCACGGAGACGAGATCGACGACCATCAGCGCTGCAGCTGAGGAAACATCAGTGACGGTCGCTGCGGTCGCGGCAGCGATCGAGGAACTGACCGCTTCGGTATCTGGCATTGCGCAGCAATCGGAGCGCGCCCTCGGAATCGCCGCTCGAGCCGATGAGCAGGCGGTGAACTCCCGCACTGCCATCGACAGGCTTTCCAGCGCGGTAGGAGAAATTGCCGGGGTGGTCACGATGATCCGACAAATCGCGGATCAAACGCGCCTTCTTGCTCTCAACGCGACAATCGAGGCGGCACGGGCCGGCGAAAGCGGACGTGGATTTGCGGTGGTCGCTTCGGAAGTCAAAGCGCTTGCCGATCAAACCGCGACGGCAACCGAGACGATCAACGCTCGGTTTGGCGCCGTAGAGGATAGCTCGGCTCGGTGCCGCGGAGCTATAGAAAGCATCACGGGCATTCTCGCGGAGATAACCGACGCCGCCTCGGTCATCGCTGGCGCGGTGCAGGAACAGAGCACCGCGACGCAAGAGATCGCCAATTCGATGCAGATGGCTTCAAAGGCGACTGATGACGTATCGTCTAGCGTCGTAACCGTGGCCGACGCCGCGTGTCAGACCGGGCGCGCTGCATCGGAGGTGTCGGCGGCCTCGGCGATATTGGCAGAGCAGCACGAGCGGCTTAAGACATCAGTTGCGGGCTTCCTTCACAGGACCCGTGAAGTCATCGGTGTTAGCCGTATCGCAGCCTGA
- a CDS encoding PAS domain S-box protein, giving the protein MTTDSVAPLPLVFSGTESAPDPRDWLSAIIAGSDDAIISKNLEGNIQSWNASATRLFGYTAEEVIGRPITILIPDDRLDEEPRIIAAIREGKRVEHFETKRRRKDGSLIDLSLTISPIRNASGVIVGASKIARDITERRKAQEAQSLILSEMRHRIKNLFTLTGGIVALGERSGADKDEVLHTVRDRLAALARAHDLTMADHGDDGLGEREVSLVDLLEAVLRPYEGQVEAEVKVNHVVSGRALSNIALLLHELATNAAKYGCLSVLEGHLEVHIEERDDELGLVWVETGGPRINPPETTGFGGRLQTGLVSALGATLNRDWRPEGLCVTLTLPRAALAG; this is encoded by the coding sequence ATGACGACGGACAGCGTCGCTCCCCTGCCTCTGGTTTTCTCAGGGACGGAGAGTGCTCCCGACCCGAGGGACTGGCTTTCGGCCATTATTGCCGGGTCGGACGACGCCATCATCAGCAAGAATCTGGAAGGGAATATTCAAAGCTGGAACGCCAGCGCGACACGGCTGTTTGGTTACACGGCGGAAGAGGTGATCGGCCGGCCGATCACCATACTTATTCCGGACGACCGTTTGGATGAGGAACCCAGGATTATAGCGGCCATCAGGGAGGGCAAGCGGGTCGAACACTTCGAGACGAAGCGTCGACGAAAGGATGGTTCACTCATTGACCTGTCCCTTACGATCTCTCCCATCCGAAATGCGAGCGGCGTCATCGTCGGCGCTTCCAAGATAGCGCGGGATATAACCGAGCGTCGTAAGGCCCAGGAAGCCCAGTCGCTGATTCTGAGCGAAATGCGGCACCGCATCAAAAACCTCTTCACGCTCACTGGTGGGATCGTCGCCCTGGGGGAGCGATCCGGCGCGGACAAGGATGAGGTCCTGCATACCGTGCGTGATAGGCTGGCCGCCCTGGCGCGAGCCCACGACCTCACCATGGCCGACCATGGCGACGACGGCCTCGGTGAGCGTGAGGTAAGCTTGGTGGACCTGTTGGAGGCCGTTCTGCGCCCATACGAGGGACAGGTCGAGGCAGAGGTCAAAGTCAATCACGTCGTATCGGGCAGGGCTTTGTCAAACATCGCTTTGTTGCTTCACGAACTTGCGACCAATGCTGCGAAATACGGGTGCTTGTCCGTTCTAGAAGGCCATCTTGAGGTACATATTGAAGAACGGGACGATGAACTCGGTCTGGTTTGGGTCGAGACGGGCGGCCCACGAATTAATCCGCCCGAGACGACCGGGTTCGGAGGTCGTCTCCAGACGGGGCTCGTCTCCGCTCTCGGCGCTACGCTCAATCGCGACTGGCGGCCCGAAGGGCTATGCGTCACGTTGACGCTGCCCAGGGCAGCTCTTGCTGGCTGA